A stretch of the Capsicum annuum cultivar UCD-10X-F1 chromosome 8, UCD10Xv1.1, whole genome shotgun sequence genome encodes the following:
- the LOC107840256 gene encoding growth-regulating factor 1-like isoform X2: MGFGKKIDPEPGRCRRTDGKKWRCSKEAYPDSKYCERHMHRGRNRSRKPVEIMTSNTSTTTRTTPPTAIPISSITKNTNNPSTCSPTSFSYLTSSSSAHEPHHHPFLYPHSSSSRPPPITQDHTPKFLLESTAYSRNGYGDGMKEEVDEHVFFSEASGTMRSTCGSNSVDDTWQLSALTMSSSPMCHLKQRTYSPSQSTTGHSAASYLQLQSFNNDSSILQQQQRQYYHDLPMKIETEDHQPKKVMHHFFDEWPPKDNKDSWLDSDDKFLGLSKTQLSISIPNPSQDFFITTNEK; this comes from the exons ATGGGATTTGGGAAGAAAATAGACCCAGAGCCAGGGAGGTGCAGAAGAACAGATGGAAAGAAGTGGAGGTGTTCAAAAGAAGCTTACCCAGATTCCAAGTACTGTGAGAGACACATGCACAGAGGCAGAAACCGTTCAAGAAAGCCTGTGGAAATAATGACTAGTaacacatcaacaacaacaagaactacaCCCCCAACAGCAATTCCCATCTCATCAATcaccaaaaacaccaacaatCCTTCCACTTGTAGCCCCACTTCTTTCTCTTATTTGACTTCTTCTTCATCTGCCCATGAACCCCACCACCATCCTTTCCTTTATCCCCATTCTTCTTCCTCTAGACCCCCTCCCATTACTCAAGACCATACCCCCAAGTTCCTTTTGGAATCTACTGCTTATTCCAG AAATGGTTATGGTGATGGAATGAAAGAGGAAGTGGACGAACATGTTTTCTTCTCAGAGGCTTCAGGGACAATGAGAAGCACATGTGGTTCGAATTCAGTGGACGATACTTGGCAATTGTCAGCACTGACAATGAGTTCTTCACCAATGTGTCATTTGAAACAGAGGACTTATTCACCTTCACAGAGTACAACAGGCCACTCAGCTGCTTCTTACTTGCAACTTCAAAGCTTCAATAATGACTCCtcaatactacaacaacaacaaagacaGTATTACCATGATTTGCCAATGAAAATAGAGACAGAAGATCACCAGCCCAAGAAAGTAATGCACCATTTCTTTGATGAATGGCCACCCAAAGACAACAAAGACTCATGGCTCGACTCTGACGATAAATTCTTAGGCCTCTCCAAAACCCAACTTTCAATTTCAATACCTAATCCTTCACAAGACTTCTTCATCACTACTAATG AGAAATGA
- the LOC107840256 gene encoding growth-regulating factor 1-like isoform X1 — MMSNTARSRFPFTATQWQELEHQALIYKFMVSGMPIPADLLYTIRRSLDSSLSSKLILHQPHHIGWNCFQMGFGKKIDPEPGRCRRTDGKKWRCSKEAYPDSKYCERHMHRGRNRSRKPVEIMTSNTSTTTRTTPPTAIPISSITKNTNNPSTCSPTSFSYLTSSSSAHEPHHHPFLYPHSSSSRPPPITQDHTPKFLLESTAYSRNGYGDGMKEEVDEHVFFSEASGTMRSTCGSNSVDDTWQLSALTMSSSPMCHLKQRTYSPSQSTTGHSAASYLQLQSFNNDSSILQQQQRQYYHDLPMKIETEDHQPKKVMHHFFDEWPPKDNKDSWLDSDDKFLGLSKTQLSISIPNPSQDFFITTNEK; from the exons ATGATGAGTAATACAGCAAGAAGTAGGTTTCCTTTCACAGCAACTCAGTGGCAAGAACTTGAACATCAAGCtcttatttacaagtttatggTCTCTGGAATGCCTATTCCTGCTGATCTTCTCTATACCATCAGAAGGAGTTTGGATTCTTCCCTCTCCTCAAAGCTCATCCTCCACCAACCTCACCACA TTGGATGGAACTGTTTTCAGATGGGATTTGGGAAGAAAATAGACCCAGAGCCAGGGAGGTGCAGAAGAACAGATGGAAAGAAGTGGAGGTGTTCAAAAGAAGCTTACCCAGATTCCAAGTACTGTGAGAGACACATGCACAGAGGCAGAAACCGTTCAAGAAAGCCTGTGGAAATAATGACTAGTaacacatcaacaacaacaagaactacaCCCCCAACAGCAATTCCCATCTCATCAATcaccaaaaacaccaacaatCCTTCCACTTGTAGCCCCACTTCTTTCTCTTATTTGACTTCTTCTTCATCTGCCCATGAACCCCACCACCATCCTTTCCTTTATCCCCATTCTTCTTCCTCTAGACCCCCTCCCATTACTCAAGACCATACCCCCAAGTTCCTTTTGGAATCTACTGCTTATTCCAG AAATGGTTATGGTGATGGAATGAAAGAGGAAGTGGACGAACATGTTTTCTTCTCAGAGGCTTCAGGGACAATGAGAAGCACATGTGGTTCGAATTCAGTGGACGATACTTGGCAATTGTCAGCACTGACAATGAGTTCTTCACCAATGTGTCATTTGAAACAGAGGACTTATTCACCTTCACAGAGTACAACAGGCCACTCAGCTGCTTCTTACTTGCAACTTCAAAGCTTCAATAATGACTCCtcaatactacaacaacaacaaagacaGTATTACCATGATTTGCCAATGAAAATAGAGACAGAAGATCACCAGCCCAAGAAAGTAATGCACCATTTCTTTGATGAATGGCCACCCAAAGACAACAAAGACTCATGGCTCGACTCTGACGATAAATTCTTAGGCCTCTCCAAAACCCAACTTTCAATTTCAATACCTAATCCTTCACAAGACTTCTTCATCACTACTAATG AGAAATGA